One stretch of Thermococcus sp. DNA includes these proteins:
- a CDS encoding TIGR00269 family protein: MKCKFCDKPAFIKLHYPKMYLCEEHFTEYFERKVKRTIERYKMLKPDERVLVVVSGGKDSAVTAYVLKKFGYNTECLHINLGIGEYSEKGESYAKRQCEKIGAPLHIVRVKELFGYGIGEVRTRRPTCSYCGLTKRYIFNKFAYDNGFDVIATGHNLDDEASFIFNNIMNWNTQYLAKQGPVTPSAFNGKLVKKVKPLYEVTEREVVAYALANGIEYEIDECPHARGATTLEWKAILNEMEEKRPGTKINFVKGYLRKKYLFEAELEKTELRECKVCGMPSSGEVCSFCRFWGLEKPIDFRVKPKS, from the coding sequence GTGAAATGTAAGTTCTGCGATAAACCAGCCTTCATCAAGCTCCATTACCCAAAAATGTACCTCTGCGAGGAGCACTTCACAGAGTACTTTGAGAGAAAGGTGAAGCGAACCATCGAACGCTACAAGATGCTCAAGCCGGACGAGAGGGTTCTGGTCGTCGTCTCGGGCGGAAAGGATTCAGCGGTTACCGCCTACGTCCTCAAAAAGTTCGGCTACAACACGGAGTGCCTACATATAAACCTCGGGATAGGCGAGTACAGCGAGAAGGGCGAGAGCTATGCGAAAAGGCAGTGCGAGAAGATTGGAGCGCCCCTCCACATCGTCCGTGTGAAGGAACTGTTTGGTTATGGCATAGGTGAGGTCAGGACGAGAAGACCGACGTGCTCCTACTGCGGTCTAACCAAGCGCTACATCTTCAACAAGTTCGCCTACGACAACGGATTTGATGTCATTGCCACGGGGCACAACCTCGACGACGAGGCGAGCTTCATATTCAACAACATAATGAACTGGAACACGCAGTATTTGGCAAAGCAGGGACCGGTCACCCCCTCAGCCTTCAACGGCAAGCTGGTGAAGAAGGTTAAACCGCTTTATGAGGTCACGGAGCGGGAGGTTGTCGCCTACGCTCTGGCGAACGGAATAGAGTACGAGATAGATGAGTGCCCGCACGCGAGGGGAGCCACAACGCTGGAGTGGAAGGCAATACTAAACGAAATGGAGGAGAAGAGGCCCGGAACTAAAATCAACTTCGTCAAGGGCTATCTGAGGAAGAAATACCTCTTCGAGGCCGAGCTGGAGAAGACTGAACTCAGGGAATGCAAAGTTTGCGGAATGCCGTCGAGCGGAGAAGTTTGCTCGTTCTGCAGGTTCTGGGGGCTTGAGAAGCCGATAGACTTTAGAGTGAAGCCCAAAAGTTGA
- a CDS encoding DUF257 family protein, whose protein sequence is MGLREVALIKIWEEIKPGETVLFERTGEGDLTLGLYHTLTWAKEMGFRVVIVDVLNTYATLATKAVLSGFESELFQKVEVIKVGGTKVIGEIVAYITEISEPTILTKKFKEAYRRILENTEERILAIAVGLEKLFLVSNMSPRGIQIIVDHLSEYVGRPERLGVYLLKRDILSGEKEFVIKLLEDIATTVIRTEKRGRMTEFHIIKSLNKELEGVLIRV, encoded by the coding sequence ATGGGGCTTAGGGAAGTTGCTCTGATCAAGATATGGGAGGAGATAAAACCCGGAGAAACGGTTCTCTTCGAGAGGACAGGAGAGGGCGACTTAACGCTCGGCCTGTATCATACCCTGACATGGGCAAAGGAGATGGGGTTCAGGGTCGTTATCGTTGATGTGCTCAATACCTACGCAACGCTTGCCACAAAAGCCGTTCTTTCGGGTTTTGAGAGCGAGCTTTTCCAGAAGGTAGAGGTAATAAAAGTCGGGGGCACAAAAGTGATCGGAGAAATCGTTGCTTACATAACCGAAATTTCAGAACCTACCATACTCACGAAGAAGTTTAAAGAGGCCTATAGGAGGATACTTGAAAACACGGAAGAGCGAATTCTCGCGATAGCGGTTGGCCTTGAGAAGCTCTTTCTGGTGTCCAACATGAGCCCCCGCGGGATTCAGATTATAGTTGATCACCTATCCGAATACGTGGGAAGACCCGAAAGACTGGGAGTCTACTTACTAAAGCGGGACATTCTCTCGGGAGAAAAGGAGTTTGTGATAAAGCTCCTTGAGGACATAGCGACCACGGTTATCAGAACTGAGAAAAGGGGACGGATGACCGAGTTCCACATAATAAAGTCTCTGAACAAGGAGCTGGAGGGTGTCCTGATAAGGGTGTAA
- a CDS encoding alpha-amylase/4-alpha-glucanotransferase domain-containing protein, which produces MVNFIFGIHNHQPLGNFGWVMESAYERSYRSFMETLENYPNMKVAVHYSGPLLEWIAENRPEHIDLLRSLVKRGQLEIVVAGFYEPVLASIPKEDRIEQINLLKDFAKKLGYDAKGVWLTERVWQPELVKSLRAAGIEYVIVDDYHFMSAGLSKEELFWPYYTEDGGEVIAVFPIDEKLRYLIPFRPVEKTLEYLHSLEDGDESKVAVFHDDGEKFGVWPGTYEWVYEKGWLKEFFDRLSSDERINLMLYSEYLSRFRPKGLVYLPIASYFEMSEWSLPAKQAKLFVEFVEELKREKKFEKYRVFVRGGIWKNFFFKYPESNYMHKRMLMVSKLTRENPEARKFVFKAQCNDAYWHGVFGGVYLPHLRRAVWENIIKANTFVSTGSFVRDIDFDGREEVFLENENFYAVFKPAYGGALFEFSSKRKAVNYNDVLARRWEHYHEVPEAATPEEEGDEGVASIHELGKQIPDEIRRELAYDNHLRAILQDHFIEPETTLDEYRLNRYLELGDFLTGPYDFSLFENGVTLERDGTVAKKPARVEKSVRISEDGLVVDYTVRSDAKALFGVELNLAVHSVMEEPAEFEAESFEVNDPYGIGRARIELDRKARVWKYPIKTLSQSEAGWDFIQQGVSYTLLFPLEEELRFRLRFREL; this is translated from the coding sequence ATGGTGAACTTCATCTTCGGAATACACAACCATCAGCCCCTTGGCAATTTCGGATGGGTAATGGAGAGCGCTTACGAAAGGTCCTACAGGTCCTTCATGGAGACGCTGGAGAATTATCCCAACATGAAGGTTGCCGTGCACTACTCGGGCCCGCTCCTTGAGTGGATAGCGGAAAACAGGCCGGAGCACATCGACCTCCTCCGGTCACTCGTTAAGAGGGGTCAGCTTGAGATAGTGGTCGCTGGATTCTACGAGCCGGTTTTGGCATCAATACCAAAGGAGGACAGGATAGAGCAGATAAACCTGCTGAAGGACTTTGCCAAAAAGCTCGGCTACGATGCCAAGGGGGTATGGCTCACCGAGCGCGTCTGGCAGCCAGAGCTGGTGAAGAGCCTCCGCGCTGCTGGAATAGAGTACGTCATAGTTGACGATTACCACTTCATGAGCGCGGGCTTATCTAAGGAAGAACTCTTCTGGCCCTACTACACCGAGGACGGTGGAGAGGTCATAGCGGTCTTCCCGATTGATGAGAAGCTCCGCTATCTCATCCCCTTCCGCCCGGTTGAGAAGACACTTGAGTACCTCCACAGCCTTGAGGACGGCGACGAGAGCAAGGTGGCTGTATTTCACGACGACGGCGAGAAGTTCGGCGTCTGGCCGGGAACCTATGAGTGGGTCTACGAGAAGGGCTGGCTTAAGGAGTTCTTTGACAGACTTTCAAGCGATGAGAGAATTAACCTGATGCTTTACTCCGAGTATCTTTCCCGCTTCAGGCCGAAGGGCCTCGTCTACCTCCCGATAGCTTCCTACTTCGAGATGAGCGAGTGGTCTTTGCCTGCAAAGCAGGCGAAGCTCTTCGTTGAGTTCGTCGAGGAGCTCAAGAGGGAGAAAAAGTTCGAGAAGTACAGGGTTTTTGTCCGCGGTGGCATCTGGAAGAACTTCTTCTTCAAGTACCCGGAGAGCAACTACATGCACAAGAGAATGCTGATGGTGAGCAAACTCACTAGAGAGAACCCTGAAGCGAGGAAGTTCGTCTTCAAGGCCCAGTGCAACGACGCCTACTGGCACGGCGTCTTCGGCGGAGTTTACCTACCGCACTTAAGAAGGGCCGTGTGGGAGAACATCATAAAGGCCAACACCTTCGTTTCCACTGGAAGCTTCGTTAGGGACATAGACTTCGATGGCAGGGAAGAGGTTTTCCTGGAGAACGAAAACTTCTATGCAGTATTCAAGCCTGCCTACGGTGGGGCGCTCTTCGAGTTCAGCTCAAAGAGAAAGGCCGTCAACTACAACGACGTTTTGGCTAGAAGATGGGAGCACTACCACGAGGTTCCAGAGGCTGCGACACCGGAGGAGGAGGGCGACGAGGGCGTTGCCAGCATACACGAGCTCGGAAAGCAGATTCCCGACGAGATAAGGCGTGAGCTAGCATACGACAACCACCTGAGGGCCATCCTCCAGGACCACTTCATAGAGCCGGAGACGACCCTCGACGAGTACAGGCTCAACCGCTATCTGGAGCTTGGGGACTTCCTCACCGGGCCCTACGACTTCAGCCTCTTTGAGAACGGAGTGACCCTTGAGAGGGACGGGACTGTTGCCAAAAAGCCAGCCCGTGTCGAGAAGTCAGTCAGGATAAGCGAAGATGGCCTCGTCGTTGACTACACCGTAAGGAGCGATGCTAAAGCCCTCTTCGGGGTCGAGCTCAACTTAGCCGTCCACAGCGTCATGGAAGAACCGGCTGAATTCGAGGCCGAGAGCTTTGAGGTCAACGACCCCTACGGCATTGGCAGGGCAAGGATAGAGCTCGACAGGAAGGCTAGGGTGTGGAAGTACCCGATAAAAACTCTCAGCCAGAGCGAGGCAGGCTGGGACTTCATCCAGCAGGGCGTCAGCTATACTTTGCTGTTCCCGCTGGAGGAGGAGCTACGCTTCAGGCTCCGCTTTAGGGAGCTTTGA